A window of Epinephelus lanceolatus isolate andai-2023 chromosome 3, ASM4190304v1, whole genome shotgun sequence genomic DNA:
TGTTAATTGATGTCCTGTGTTCTTCTACACACACTGGATGTTTTAGAtgaatgcaaaacaaaaaaaccactTGATTCATTGGGATCATTGCAtcatgactcctcccaccaccaagatggcagcatgtcctttgtctctgtcatgtgtctgtttgttgtagtgtttttttagtgtttttaaggATTTTTACCTAAGGTTTTTGCACTGACGAATGGCCAACTCTcaaaggtctgtggattgtttcatgttttgtctGCTTTGGAAGGCTGCTTTGCCTTGTACGCTCTGGCCTGCTCGTTCTGCTTGTGGACTGGTTTGCTAGTCGTGGCTTGCTCTGAGCTTTTTGGAACTGTGAGGTGTGATTGACTTTCTGCCTGGAGCTGCTGTGTCGGGGCTCGAGGTTGGTCCTGGATTATAGCAGCATACAGCAGTTTTTTATACACTGCTTTGGGGCCTGGGATCCACCTCACCCATCCTGCACTGCTTCTGAGGCCTGTTCCATCCACCCTGCTCTGCAGCCTGAAGCCTGCTTCAATACCCTGCTCTGCAGCCTGCGGCCTCTCCATCCACCCTGCTTTGCAGCCTGAGGCCTTTCCATCCACCCTGCTCTGCAGCCTGAAGCCTGCTTCATTAACCTGCTCTGCAGCCTGCGGCCTGCTCCATCCACCCTGCTCTGCGATACACCGCTTCCTGCACGCCATTTTCTCTCCTGGGATTGAACTCTGTGCAGGTACTATGCATTCTCTCTTCATGGTCCTCATCGCTACTGTGACTCTCTTGGACTTTGGGTTAACTACCTACCATGGGGAGTGCACACCAGCTATTGTGCTTTCTCCTCCAATTACTCCAAACCCTGAAACTAATAACTTGCTCAGTGAACGAAGTGAACAAGTGCTGACCCATTCTTATATGGATCcttttatttttgcacaatGGTTATGTCTTGTTTGCACCTCTGTCTTAGAATCAAACTTCATATTGTCCGATAAGTCTCTTGTCATGTTGCATGCTAGACTACACTCTAAAACAGAAACACCTAGCAACCTTGAAATTACTAGgaaaagatttctgttgtttattttactcTTGATTTCTGGTATCCAGCCTAATCCTGGTCCTGGTACCGCTATTTGTAACACACCTGCTGAATTTAAGGATAGGACCGGGCTAGGTTTAATCCATCTGAATATTCGTAGTCTGCCTTCAAAGATTGATATGCTGCATATCTGGGCAAAATCAACTGATGCAGATGTCATTGTTCTGTCTGAAACGTGGCTTAGTAAATCTTATTCTGATAAAGCCATCTCCATTAAAGGGTATAATGTATTTAGGGCCGACCGTCCCAAGAAAGGGGGCGGGGTTGCAATTTAttgtaaaacaaaatttaatgtaaatgtcCTGCAGTCCAAATCAATTAGTAAACAGTTTGAGTTCTTAGCCATAAATCTTGAAATTTCAAATGAGTTCTTCATCACTGTTGTGGGCTGCTATAGACCCCCATCAGCCACTGCTGAAGTGCTAACTTCTCTGAATCAGCTTTTAGCTGACCTGCActataatgaaataatattaaCCGGTGATCTCAATTGGGATTGGCTAAATTCTAAATCCGATGCCTTCAAAGATTCCTGTGTTTCATTAAATCTTACACAGCTCATTGAAAGCCCCACACACCCCAATTTGAAGTGTCCTGACAAATCATCTTTAATTGACTTGTTTTTGACTAATGCTCCACACAAGTATACTATGTCAGGTGTCTTTGCAAACGATATAAGTGATCACTGTGTGATTGCTGCAGTCAGAAATGCCAAAATTCCAAAATTCAAACCTCGTATTTTGATAAAACGTAATATGAAGGCCTTTGTTGAACAGGGGTTCTTCTATGATTTATATAATACTAACTGGGACCGTATTGAATTAATTGATGATGTAGAGACTGCATGGCAATTCTTCTCTGAAGGTTTCTCTTCCCTGCTTGATAAGCATGCTCCCTTCAGAAAATATAAGGTCAAGGGGAGGGATAATCCCTGGTTCACGTCTGACTTAGCCGATTTACTGCATAATAGAAATCTTGCCTGGGCTAAGGCCAGAAAGACTCAGTCTGAGGCAGATAAACTTATATTTAGGCAACTCAGAAATCGTTTTACCTTTCTTATCAAAAAAGCAAAGTCCAGTTTTTATCTTTCTGCAATAACAAAAAATTTAAACGACCCTAAAAATTTTTGGAAAGTGATCAAATCTGTCTCAGCCACTGATAATCATTGCGAACTCCCATCCTGTATTGTTAATGATACTACTACTGTAACTGACAGGGCTACTATACTTGATAGTTTTAATAATCATTTTTCTGCCTCTGGTTCCCTATTCTCTAGGTCTTCTTCCACGATTGCTATGCCTGCCCTTGATCTTGTGTCTTCTGCCCTAGATGTTGGTAACATGTCTCTAGGCCATATCTCTGCTGGTCAACCTTCctttgtttttaggttgttCTCAGTGGAAGAGGTCCATAGAGCTATTCTCTCTCTCGACATTTCTAAATCTGCAGGCCCAGACCACTTGGAACCATATTTTTTAAAGCTAGCTGCTGATTTTATTGCCAAACCTCTCCAATATCTTTTTAATCTTTCTATCACTACGAATTGTATTCCTGAAATTTGGAAAGTTGCTTATGTCCTTCCCCTTTTGAAAGGAGGGGACCCTACTTGTTTAAATAATTATCGACCTATCTCCAAGTTGTCCATCCTGTCGAAGGTCCTTGAAGGTCTAGTAAATGACCAGTTGAAGGATTTCCTTCATACTTACAACATTCTTTCCCCATATCAATCCGGCTTCAGGAAGCAACATAGCACAATTACAGCCACCCTCAAACTCACCAATGATACAATAGATTGGCTGGATCATAAGAAATTTTGTACAGCTCTCTTTGTTGACCTCTCTAAGGCCTTCGACACAGTCGATCATTCTATTCTGAAACGACGACTGTTTGACATAGGTTTATCTGAGCAGGCCGTTGGTTGGTTTGATAATTATTTGTCAAATAGAAaacaatgtgtttattttgaaggcagCTCATCCACTCTGCTAAATGTTTCTACCGGTGTGCCTCAGGGCTCAGTTCTGGGCCcgattttgtttgttatttatgtaaATACATTGGGCAGAAACATCCCAAATGCcaaatttcatttttatgctgatgacacggTTATATACTGTTGTGGCTCCACTCTTGCCGAGGCCCTTGGCAACTTACAGATTGCTTTTAACCTTGTGGAAAGTCAGCTCATTGAATTAAGACTTGTCTTAAATGCTGCCAAAACTAAACTGATGATATTTTCCAATGGCAGGGAAGTACCTGTGTCTCCTCCCAGCATTTTGTCATTACAAGGGTGTGAGATTGAACTTTTGTCCTGTTACAAGTATCTCAGCATTTTAATTGATGATCGGCTTTCTTTTAAACCACATGTAGAAAACCTGGTAAAAAAATTAAGACTGAAATTGGGATTATTTTTCCGCCACagatcttgtttttctttttctaccaggtctgtggatattctcatttatccaggtcaaatccattctggcaacaattaaatcgtaggcaactggactttgattttgtctagaagacgtttcgcctcttatccaagcggcttcatcagttctcaacgcatcagtctgactagtcctcactagtctgacaaacagtggagtaagactcaggtttttaacctctgcggaggtgtacacccaccaccctcataAGACAATACTTCGTTAGTGGAGTTTCACTGGACCATTGTTTGGGTCAGGTGAATCACACTAGTGAACGACGGTCGTTAGGAGTGGGTGGGGCCACTGGTGAGCAACAGTCGTTAAGCATGATGTGTGGTTACCAGTGAACGACTGTCGTTGAGTTTCTTTGAGCCAGGTACAGCAGCAAGGGCCGCATTGTAaatgggggataggtggtgtctcAGGCCACCTCCCCTGTTTAGAGACGGTTTCTCTATTTTAACGTAGATGGATTCTTTCACCCCTCTTTCGAaccatctgtcctctctgtccaagattttcacattgctgtcctcaaaggagtgagccttctcctttagatgtaaataaacagcagaaactgGACCTGAGGAGTTTGCCCTTCTGTGTTGAGCCATGCGCTTGTTTAATGGTTGTTTGGTTTCACCAATGTATGAGTCCTTGCATTCCTCACTGCATTGGACAGCATATACCAAGTTGCTTTTCTGAGTGTGTGGTACCCTGTCTTTGGGGTGTACTGTGGAGgtgtacacccaccaccctcataagacaatacttcgttagtggagtttcactagaccattgtttgggtcaggtgagtcacactagTGAACGACGGTTGTTAGGAGTGGGTGGGGCCACTGGTGAGCAACAGTCGTTAGGCATGATGTGTGGTTACCAGTGAACAACTGTCGTTGAGTTTCTTTGAGCCACTTGAGGTTAGTTTCgggcagtctttgttgttcaaTCTCTTAGGTACAGCAGCAAGGGCCGCATTGTAaatgggggataggtggtgtctcAGGCCTTTTTCTACCAGGAAAAAGTTGGTTGCTGCCACCTTCCTCCCTGTACTTGATTATGGCGACCTCTTATATATGTATGCCCCTGCAAATTGTCTGCGTTCTCTGGACACCGTGTATCATGGTGCCTTAAGGTTTGTCACTGGATGTAAAGCCCTCACTCACCATTGCACTTTATATGCTTGAGTTGAGTGGCCATCTCTGGCAGCACGCTGCCTTATACATtggcatatttttatttataaagccatcTTGGGTCTGCTCCCCCAATATTTATGTAATTATTTCTCTAAATCCCAAAGCAATTACCGCTTGCGTTCTAACGAGTTTTATGTATTAAACGTGCCCAAAGTTAATTCTGAATTTGGTAAGCACTGCTTTAAGTACGCTGCACCTGCTGCTTGGAATGCACTGCAGAAAActctaaagttaaaggagctcaTCAACCTTGGATCTTTGAAAACTCGTGTGAGAGAAATTGGAGCAGCTTCATACCGCACTTGttcttgttttaatgtgaatCCGGAGTTTTAGTCCTGTTGCTTCTATTCTGTAATGTATTTTATCTCTGTTGCTGTGTGTCTTATAATTGTTGCAACTTTTctatgctgctgtcttggccaggcttcccttgaaaaagagatcaTTGTGTCTCAACGGGACcgacctggttaaataaaggcaaTAAATAATGTGTCTTGTGGTCTAAAACAGTGCAGAGCATGCAGACACATGTCTGGTCGGTCTTACAGAACAGCTCCAGAGGTTTATCGTGCTTCGTACACATCCTGTCTTCCAGGTTCTCCACAGGGTCGATCAGCTGATGTCTTTTCAGACGTGAAGCTGTCAGATGAGGCTCCAGGTGAGTCTCACAGTAGGAGGCCAGACACACCAGGCAGGACTTCAGGGCCTTCAGTTTGGTTCCAGTGCAGACGTCACAGGGAAATTCTCCTGGTTTGGCAGCTTGTTgctgtgagctgctgctgctggctttctGTTGAGCTGACTGTCTGAACTGAGCGACCATCTCAGTTAGCAAAGTGTTAACCCTCAAATCAGGTCTTATGGTAAAAGTCTCTTTACATAAGGGACACTGGCACCTGTAGCTTGTATCCCAGTGTTTAGTGATGCAGTTTTTGCAGAAGTTGTGTCCACATGGTGTGCTGACAGGATCAGTGAACACATCCAGACAGATGCAGCACAGAAACTGATCTTCAGATGGCAGATAGTTTGCAGCAGCCATATCTACATATGTagtgggaaagaaaaaaacatacaaacactcattttacagttttaataaTTTGTTTCAACTGACAGGAATGTTattactgttcctttaagtttaACATATGATATTGGGTAATGTAGCATTTAATCATACATGCTGTGTTTTGACCTGCACTGAGCTGTGAGCAACTGCAATCACTTAAGTCGTGCTGACGAACTCACCAAACTGGTAAAACAGCACAGAATATGTTCACATCTTGTTGTGTAGATCAGTTTATATTTAAGCAAAGCATCACACTTCCTCCagctgcttcacattaaaagcctccTGCTGGTTCTCTGttagaggcttttattgtgaaacaacTAGAGGAAGTACAGAAAGCAGTATGTAGGAAGTGATCAGTTAAAGTGACCTAGTGATGGGATTTCTCGTTCACTttgaagagccggttcaaagatgcCGTTAGTTCgttcgttgttgttttttgttttgtttttgttgtgtgtgtgaggggggttGATAGTGGGTTCAACGACGAATCGCATTGCTGATTTATCGCATCACGTGATCTGGATATTGTAACATGGACCCAGAATAGACTCCGCAGatataaagtttggtgtagccatagcaacgccctttataaacaacaagcctGTCAATACAAGCAAGTGTTAGCAGATAGTGGGTTAAGTTCCTACTAGGGATGTGATGTTCGCGAAcgagccgagtctttgaaccgACTCTTTGAAGTGAACAAGTGAGCAGCTgcactgtctttctccctcactaACTAGTCTCTCTCAAATGAATCTGGATCAAATAATCTGAAATTAATGGATACAGAGTAAatgaaagcaaaaaacaaagaaattaggaactggctcgttcacttcaaagagccagTTCAAAGACTCGGTCGTCACATCACTacctgacacacagagactgttTAAAGCTGTCAAAGTGAGCTACTGTACAGTGGGTCTGTGGACAAACAGCCACAGTTATATTGTTATCCGTTTCATAAGTATGAAGAGAAAAGAGTGGAACTTGCTGTCTGAGTGTAGCTGAAGTTTAGTGTTAGTCCTGGTTGTTGAAAGTGTAAATATGATCAGCTGTActcaccagtgttgggcagaGACTCTGCTGTGTTGTTGACAAAGACCTGATGAAGTCAGTGTGAATTTTCTtttagagagaaacagagacttGTCTCGACTGCAGCGTGGCTCACACTCTGACTAACTTTACTTTCATTTCTGGAGTGTGACGTTGCAGCTCTCCTCTTTCCAGTGTTGCTCCGCCTCTCACTGCAGCTCTGTTGGTCAGGTTTTGTTTCCTCCCTCTGATTTACACAGTTATTGGGAAGCACCAGGGTTTTCTCTGGATAATATGGAGCAAAGGTGGAGCTGTGCCTGACAGGTGGGAGGAGTGAGGTGTGTGAGAAGGTGCTGCTTAACtttaattatgtgtgtgtgaactttaAGGTGCCTCAGCTTTATTTTAACCAGAAGAGTTTAGTTTATTGGACACAAAGACGGAGACATCACACATTTCTGCAACATGTCAACGATAACACAGTAACTTCTCagacttatttttattgtggttCTTCGTACGACATATTACCatcagctcaaacaacaaatacaacatgtgtcATCACCAAGAAAGATCACTCTGAATCAGAACTTCTAAAACCAGAAACAAAAGTTTGCAGAAACGAATGTGTTACCTATGTAATAAGATACATATACAGACCCTTTCCAAAAAATTAGAATATCATGGAAAAGTTGTTTCATTTCCATAATTCCATTCAAAAAGTTAAACTTTCATAGATTATAGATTCAGGGCCCACAATTTAAACAATTTcaagtatttatttgtttatttttacataatttggGCTTCCAGCTCATAAAACCCACGAAAACAGGCTGTCTGGCTGTTCACAGAGTGCTGTGTCCAAGCATATCAACGGAAAGTCTAGTGGAAGGGCAAAATGTGGCAGGAGAAGATGCACCAGCAAAAGAGATGACCGTGGGCTTCAGCAGATTATCAAACAGAGAAGATTCAAGAATCTGGCAGAGATCCAGAAAGAGTGGAATGAGGCGGGAGTCACAGCTTCAAAAACCACCACATTCAGACGCATCCAGGAGATGGGCTACAACTGTCGGGTTCCTCGGGTCAAGCCACTTCTGAGCCTGAGCCAACGTAGGAAGCGTCTCAACTGGGCCAAGGAGAAGAAGGACTGGACTGTTGGCCAATGGTCCAAGGTCCTCTTTTCCAATGAAAGTAAAGTGTGCCTTTCATTCGGGAATCAAGGTCCAAGGGTTTGGAGGAAGACGGGTGAGGAACAGAACCCAAGCTGCTTGAGGTCCAGTGTGAAATATCCACAGTCAGTCATGATTTGGGGTGCAATGTCCGGTGCAGGTGTTGGTAAACTCTGCTTTCTTAAATCCAAGGTCACCGCAACAGTCTACCAGAATGTTTTAGAGGACTTCATGATTCCTTCTGCTGAGGATCTGTATGGAGATGCAGATTTCATCTTCCAGCAGGACCTGGCCCCTGCCCACACCGCCAGAAGCACCAAAACCTGGTTTGATGCCCATGCCATCACAGTGCTTAACTGGCCAGCCAACTCGCCGGACCtaaaccccattgagaatctatGGGGTATTATCAAGAGGAAAATGAGGGACACCAGACCCAAAAACAAAGAAGGGCTGACAGCAAGCATCAAGGAAATCTGGGCTTCCATAACTCCCAGGCAATGCCACAGGCTGATTGCCTCAATGCCATGGCGCATCGAGGCAGTGATTAAGGCAAAGGGATTCCCAACCAAGTATTGAAGATTGACATATCGTTTTGAAAGTACCAtattttgattgatttgatgtgatcctaatttctttctttttttctgcaaaaactGAGAAGTAAATGGTGATTTCTTCACAGTATTCTAATTTTTTGAATTCCTGTTTTTGTGGGTTTTATGAGCTGGAAGCccaaattatgtaaaaataaacaagtaaatacTTGAAATCGTTTAAATTGTGGGCTCTGAATCTATAATCTATGAAAGTTTAACTTTTTGAATGGAATTATGGAAATGAAACAACTTTTCCATGATATTCTAATTTTTTGGAAAGGGTCTGTAATAGGAATAATCTTAATGAAGTAGAAATCAATCGCAAGTCTGTAGAAAATCACATATAAACTACAGTTTTCAAACTAAATGTTtctttgaataaaaataaatcaatacataaaATAAGAGAAGTGATTATTTTACTCTGACAGGAGAGATGATCAGAGGTGCAGAGTTTTTACCACCATCATTATTACAGGGACTGAAGAATGGgaagagtttctcagtgaaggAGCAGCCAGTAAAGGAGTAGATAAGAGCTGCAGCATCTACGTCATGAAAGGAGACCAGACCCTCCTCATAATCCACAAACACCCCCACCTTCTGAGGACGAGACTTCAGAGAGAGACGGACTGGAGGGCCAGCAAGAGCTTTGTACTCATTTCCATTTCTCATACATACAGTCCAGTAACCACACTGAGGGCTCATTCTGATGTTTTTCTTCCTGTTGATCGACTCTCTGGCCACTCCTAAATCCCAGTTAGTCTTTCCTTTAACTTGAACCTCAAAGTAAAATCTGCCTGAAGAGAAACTCTGCTttgctaaaacaaaaaaacagcaagaaaATCTCTCTGGGTTGTCTGGGACAATTTTCTTCACATCACCATGAGTCACTTGTTTCCCATCATCAGACAGGACAAGTTTAGGATATGCTGTATCAGGATCAAGAGTCACATCCACTGCATACTGCTGGACCCTCTTCAGCTCAGACTCAGCGACCAGCTTCTTCATCTGTTCACTGAGTGTCTCCTCCAGCTGAGACACAGCTCTCACCACAGTCCCCTCATCATGGACAGATGCTGACCTCTGTCCAGTCCTTGATGATCGGTGGGCTTTTAGGGACTGGACACACTGTTCAAGGCTGAGGTGGTCTTCAGAGGGTGAAAGCTGCTTCACCTCAGTCTTTATCTTCTTCAGATCAGAAATTTCCTGTTCCAGCTCACTGATGAAAGATtgagcttttctttttgttgtgtccTGCTTCACTTTGATTGTGTCAGTAAAACTAGCCTGGCCTCTCTCAACACACTCCTTCAGAGCAGTGAAGACCTTAACACCTTctgctatctctctgtctgcatcttGTTTACTGAGTTTGACTGAGAGTTTCATCTCCTGAATCTTCAGTTGTCTCTTCTGGATCATCTGCTGAATTTCAGCCTCCAGCTCAGCCTTCTTTTCTTCATATTCTTCTTTCAGAGGAACAACATCATGTGTCTTCTGGCctgaaacagagcagagcatGCAGACACATGTCTGGTGTCAGTGGGTTCTCCTGT
This region includes:
- the LOC144462531 gene encoding E3 ubiquitin-protein ligase TRIM21-like isoform X1 — protein: MMTAEDLLNALEDLREDEFKTFKWYLQQPDILEGYQAIKVSKLEKAKRWDTVNVMVSSYKPDGALNVTKKVLEKINRNDLVQSLSDTSSGPRVSVDVSDDGETSENRRTSSSQSEGQKTHDVVPLKEEYEEKKAELEAEIQQMIQKRQLKIQEMKLSVKLSKQDADREIAEGVKVFTALKECVERGQASFTDTIKVKQDTTKRKAQSFISELEQEISDLKKIKTEVKQLSPSEDHLSLEQCVQSLKAHRSSRTGQRSASVHDEGTVVRAVSQLEETLSEQMKKLVAESELKRVQQYAVDVTLDPDTAYPKLVLSDDGKQVTHGDVKKIVPDNPERFSCCFFVLAKQSFSSGRFYFEVQVKGKTNWDLGVARESINRKKNIRMSPQCGYWTVCMRNGNEYKALAGPPVRLSLKSRPQKVGVFVDYEEGLVSFHDVDAAALIYSFTGCSFTEKLFPFFSPCNNDGGKNSAPLIISPVRVK
- the LOC144462531 gene encoding E3 ubiquitin-protein ligase TRIM21-like isoform X2, which codes for MMTAEDLLNALEDLREDEFKTFKWYLQQPDILEGYQAIKVSKLEKAKRWDTVNVMVSSYKPDGALNVTKKVLEKINRNDLVQSLSDTSSGPRGQKTHDVVPLKEEYEEKKAELEAEIQQMIQKRQLKIQEMKLSVKLSKQDADREIAEGVKVFTALKECVERGQASFTDTIKVKQDTTKRKAQSFISELEQEISDLKKIKTEVKQLSPSEDHLSLEQCVQSLKAHRSSRTGQRSASVHDEGTVVRAVSQLEETLSEQMKKLVAESELKRVQQYAVDVTLDPDTAYPKLVLSDDGKQVTHGDVKKIVPDNPERFSCCFFVLAKQSFSSGRFYFEVQVKGKTNWDLGVARESINRKKNIRMSPQCGYWTVCMRNGNEYKALAGPPVRLSLKSRPQKVGVFVDYEEGLVSFHDVDAAALIYSFTGCSFTEKLFPFFSPCNNDGGKNSAPLIISPVRVK